Below is a window of Paraburkholderia azotifigens DNA.
CTGGACGATCACGCCGAGCGGCTTTTCCTTGTCGACGATTTCGAGCACGTCTTCGAGCGTCAGCGGCTCGAAGTACAGACGGTCGGACGTGTCGTAGTCGGTCGAAACGGTTTCAGGGTTGCAGTTGACCATGATCGTTTCGTAGCCGTCTTCGCGCATCGCGAGCGCGGCGTGCACGCAGCAGTAGTCGAACTCGATACCCTGGCCGATCCGGTTCGGGCCGCCGCCCAGCACCATGATCTTCTTGTTGTTCGTCGGGTTGGCTTCGCACTCTTCCTCGTAGGTCGAGTACATGTAGGCCGTCTTCGTCGCAAACTCCGCTGCGCAGGTGTCGACGCGCTTGTACACAGGGCGCACGTTCAGCTCGATACGGCGCTTGCGCACGTCCGGACCCTTCACGCCGACCAGTTTGCCGAGGCGGCGATCCGAGAAGCCGCTCTGCTTGAGATACAGCAACTCTTCCTTCGTGAGGCTCTCAAGCGTGCGGCCTTCGAGCGCCTTTTCCTTTCGCACGATCTCTTCGATCTGCGCGAGGAACCACGGATCGATTGCCGTTTCCTCAAAGATTTCCTGTTGCGTCAGACCGAGGCGGAATGCGTCGCCGACGTACCAGATACGGTCCGGACCGGCTTCGCCGATCTCGCGGATCACTTCGTCACGGCTCGTGGTCTTTTCGTCGAGACCGTCGACGCCGACTTCGAGGCCGCGCAGCGCCTTCTGGAACGATTCCTGGAACGTACGGCCGATCGCCATCACTTCGCCGACCGACTTCATCTGCGTGGTCAGGCGCGGATCGGCTTCACGGAATTTCTCGAACGCGAAGCGCGGGATCTTCGTGACGACGTAGTCGATGGTCGGTTCGAACGAAGCCGGCGTCTGGCCGCCCGTGATTTCGTTCTTGAGTTCGTCCAGCGTGTAGCCGACGGCCAGCTTCGCCGCGACCTTCGCAATCGGGAAGCCCGTCGCCTTCGACGCGAGCGCCGACGACCGCGACACACGCGGATTCATTTCGATGACGATCATCCGGCCGTCTTTCGGATTGATCGAGAACTGCACGTTCGAGCCGCCCGTATCGACGCCGATCTCGCGTAGCACGGCGAGCGATGCGTTACGCAGGATCTGGTATTCCTTGTCGGTGAGCGTCTGCGCGGGCGCGACCGTGATCGAGTCGCCCGTGTGAATGCCCATCGGGTCGAGGTTTTCGATCGAGCAGACGATGATGCAGTTGTCCTTTTTGTCGCGGACCACTTCCATCTCGTACTCTTTCCAGCCGAGCAGCGATTCTTCGATCAGCAGCTCGCGCGTCGGCGACAGATCGAGGCCGCGCTTGCAGATCTCTTCGAATTCTTCGCGGTTGTACGCGATACCGCCGCCCGAGCCGCCGAGCGTGAACGACGGACGGATCACGATGGGGTAGCCGCTGCCGCCCGTGAACGCGGCGATTTCCGCGTGCACGGCCATCGCTTCTTCCATCGAATGGGCAATGCCGGACTTCGCCGAGCCGAGACCGATCTTCGTCATCGCGTCCTTGAACTTCTGGCGGTCTTCGGCCTTGTCGATCGCTTCCGGCGAAGCGCCGATCAGCTCGACGTTGTACTTCTCCAGCACGCCGTGGTGATGCAGATCGAGCGCGCAGTTCAGCGCGGTCTGGCCGCCCATCGTCGGCAGGATCGCGTCGGGGCGCTCCTTCGCGATGATGCGCTCGACCACTTCCCACGTGATCGGTTCGATGTACGTGACGTCGGCCGTGTTCGGGTCGGTCATGATCGTCGCCGGATTGCTGTTGACGAGGATGACCTTGTAGCCTTCCTCACGCAACGCCTTGCACGCCTGCGCGCCCGAGTAATCGAACTCGCACGCCTGGCCGATGATGATCGGACCCGCGCCGATGATGAGGATGCTCTTGATGTCTGTCCGCTTGGGCATAACGCTCTCGCTAATGTATTCCTGAGTTCTTACCGTTGGCGCGCCGGCGGTGTGCCGTTCGGACCGTGCCTAGATGGGCCGGCCGAACGGCGTCGCGGGGCGCGCCGTATTCCCGTCGCTAGTCGCGAGCTGGGCTTATGCCGCCGCCGACTTGTGGCCCTTCGCCTGATCCATCAACGCCGTGAAGCGGTCGAACAGATAAGCGATGTCGTGCGGACCGGGCGACGCTTCCGGGTGACCCTGGAAGCAGAAAGCCGGCTTGTCCGTCAGCGCGAAGCCCTGCAGCGTGCCGTCGAACAGCGACACGTGCGTGACCTTCGCGTTCGCGGGCAGCGTGTCGGCGTCGACCGCGAAACCGTGGTTCTGCGACGTGATCACCACACGGCCGTCTTCCAGATCCTTCACGGGATGGTTCGCGCCATGATGGCCCGTCTTCATCTTCATCGTCTTCGCGCCGACGGCGAGACCCATGATCTGATGGCCGAGGCAGATGCCGAAGGTCGGAATGCCGCGCTCGATGAATTCCCTGGTCGCCGCGATCGCGTAGTCGCAAGGCTCAGGATCGCCGGGACCGTTCGACAGGAACACGCCGTCCGGGTTGAGCGCGAGCGCGTCGGCCGCCGTGGACTGCGCCGGCAGCACGGTAACGTGGCAGCCTCGTTCGGCCAGCATGCGCAGGATGTTGTACTTCACGCCGTAGTCGAAGGCGACGACACGGTAGCGCGGCGTGTTCTGCATGCCGTAGCCGCTACCGAGACGCCATTCCGTCTGCTTCCATTCGTACGGCTTCTGCGTCGACACGACCTTCGCGAGGTCCATGCCCGCGAGGCCGGGGAACGAGCGCGCGAGTTCGATTGCCTTCGCTTCGTCATCCGAGCCTGCGAGAATCGCGCCGTTCTGTGCGCCCTTGTCGCGCAGCACACGCGTCAGCTTGCGGGTGTCGATGCCGGCGATGGCGACAACGCCTTCCGCGTTCAGGTAATCGGGGAGCGTGCGCTCCATGCGGAAGTTCGACGCGAGGATGGGCAGATCACGGATGATCAGGCCGGCGGCATGGACTTTCGTAGCTTCGACGTCTTCGGCGTTCACACCGACGTTGCCGATGTGCGGATACGTCAGCGTGACGATCTGGCGCGCGTAGCTGGGGTCGGTCAGGATTTCCTGATAACCGGTGATGGCGGTATTGAAGACGACTTCGCCGATCGTATGGCCGGGCGCACCGATCGAGTAACCACGAAAGACCGTGCCGTCGGCGAGCGCGAGCAGAGCGGGAGAAAATGACGGCAACACGGGAGACTCCTTGGGGGAACACCCTGTTGCCGACCTGTCTATCCGACCGTGCGGGCCGCGGCAAGGCGCATCTGAGGATGCGCGCGCAGGCTCGCTCGCGTTGTCGCTGTTCGCAGGAAGTCGCATCGGGCGCCGCAGAGCTGGCAGTCGACCCATTGTGTAGGCGGACTGGCTGGTTGCGGGCCGCTGGCGACGGTAGCCGGGGTATTCACGAAGATACGACCGGAACTACAACGAAACGCGGCGGATGAACGGTGTGGGAGAGGTAGGCGCTAGGGTGCGGGTTGATAAGCTCAAACCTTGAAATTATAGCCTGAAACGACCCTTCTCTTCAAATCCGAGATGGCGACGGGCGGGCGAACAGTGCCCGCCCGACCGCTCGGGGCGCAAGCAGCGTGCTGTAAAGGCTGGCTTCGCGGCCCTCTTTCGCCTTATCAGGATACGCCCCGCAACTTACGGCTGATGTTCGGCGTGAATGGGCGCAGGGTCTTTGGCGAGCACGCGGCTCGGCAGTACGTACCAGACGGCGCTCGCCAGTTGCAGCGCGACGAGAATGCCCCACGCCGTCAGATGCGCGGCGGCCGGATAGTGGCCGTCGACAGGCGTCCAGCGCGACAGCACCGCGCCGACACCGATCTGAAAACCGAAGATCAGCAGGAAAATGATCAGCGTCAGCGTCGTATTGGCGCGGCCGATCAGATGAGGCGGAAAGTGGCGCGCCAGCACCGCATAGCTGAGGATGCCGACGCCGCCGAAAATCCCGTAAGCCGCCCACAGGAGGCCCGCGGGCAGCGGCGCGCGCAGCATGATCAGCAGTTGCGTGATCACGAACAGCGCCATGCCGACGCCGCAAAACGCATACAGCGACAGCCCGCGGCGCTCCATGCTGCGGGCCGCCGCGCCGAAGCCCACGCAGCCGGCCATCATCGCGAAACCCAGCACGGACACGAATGCAGCCGCCTCATGCGAGCCGAAACCGGATACGTCGCGCAGCCACGCGCCCACCCATAGCGATTGCATCGCGTAGAACACGCCCTGCGTGACGACCGAGAACGACGCGATCTTCCAGAACGCCGCGCTGCGCAGGATGTGCCACGTACCCTTGAACTGGCTGACGAGGCTGGCCTGATGACGCGTCTCTTGCTTTTCAGGCGCAAACACCCAAAGCAAGGCCGCGACGGCGATCGTGAGGACCACGAGCGCGAAACAGACGCTGCGCCAGCTCGCGAAAGTCAGCACCCACGTCAACGGCGAACCGACTACGACGCCGCCCAGACCACCGACGGCCATCACCAGCCCATTGATCAGCGGCAGACGCGCCGCCGGAAAATGCTGCGCGAGCGCCTTGAACGCGCCGCCCAGACACACCGACACGCCGACACCGATCAACAGCCGCCCCGCCATCATCGTGCCGACGCCGTGGGCCGCGCCGAACACACCGATGCCCGCCGCGGCAAACAGCAGCATGCCCGCAGTCACGCGACGCGAACCGTAATGATCGAGCAACACGCCGGCAGGCAGTTGCGCGCCTGCGAAGCCAAGAAAATAGAGACTCGTGAGCAGACCGAGATCGGCGGCCGACAACCCGAGCTCATGGGTGATCAGCGGCGCAAAGCCGAGATTCACGCCACGAAACACATACGAGATGAAGTAACCGGCTGAGAAAAGCAGAAAGACACGAAGCGGCGTCGAGAACATGATGCATCAGCAAATAGGCCCGGCGGGCACGAGGGTGAACGATAACGGAATCGTGTCCATCGTGGCGCCAAGACCGCGCTTCGCGTACGGGGAACGTCAGAGGAAAACACCGGGTTGAAAACGAAAAACGCCGTCACCTGAAGTGACGGCGTTCTGGAAATCGAGGAAAGATCGGAGCGCACTTCATGCGCTGCCCCCGCAACGCATGTTCGGTCACCCTCGGAAAGGCCGCCGTTGTTTACTTGCCCTTCTTCGCGTTGGCCGAGACCTTATGGCGGCTACCGGAATCGGCCTTCGACGCCTTGGCGGCCGCTTCGGTCGAAACCTTCGTCACCTTGCCTTTTGCGGCAGTAGGCTTCGCGACCGGTTCCGATACCTTCACCACGCCAGTGTGGCCGCGGCCTCGCTTCTTATCGTAGCGCGATTCGGAACGCGTGTCTGCGACCTGGGCGCTGGCCTTCTCCACCCCGCCGCCGACCGGCACCGTCGCCAGCTTTTGCGGGCCCGGCTCGCTCGGCATTGCCTTGCCGACGGGCACGTGCAGGACGATGACCTGACCCGGCATCACCATGTCGCGCTTCGTCCGGTTCCACGCCTTCAATTGGCCGATCGACACGTCGTAGCGATCGGCGAGCAATGCCATGGACTGCTTGCGGCGCACGCGAATCAGCATCTTGCGCGTGTCGGGCACGTCCGGCTCCATCGCGAGCACGGCGCTTTCGGCGACGTCGGCGCTGATGTCTTCGTCGTCGTCATCGGCGCGCGGCACGACGATGGTCGAACCCGGCTTCAGGCGCATGCCCGCCGGAATCTTGTTCACGGCCATTAGCGTGTCGGGGTCGACGCCGATCTTTTCGGCGATCGCGGCAGGACGGCTGCGCTCGGTGACCGTGTAGGTCGTCCACGACGACAGCGAACCCGTGTACGACTTCAGGTTGCGCTCGAACGCGCTGGCGTTGTCGAACGGCAACAGGATTTGCGGCTGCGTCGCGCCGAGAATGACCGGCTTCTTGAACGACGGATTCAGCGAACGGAACTCGTCGGGCGTCATGTTCGCGAGCTTCGCCGCCGTGTCGACGTCGATGTCGTGCGACGTCGTCACCGTCACGAAGTACGGGTGGTTCGGAATGGACGGCAGCGTGAGCCCGAAGACCTGCGGGTTCATCACGATGTTCTTGACTGCCTGCAGCTTCGGCACGTAGTTGCGCGTTTCCATCGGCATGCGCAGGCTCTGGTAGTCCGTCGGCAGGCCGGCTGCCTCGTTGCGCGCGATCGCGCGCTGCACGTTGCCCTCACCCCAGTTGTACGCGGCGAGCGCGAGATACCAGTCGCCGAACATATCGTGCAGACGAGACAGATAGTCGAGCGCGGCGCTGGTCGACGCCAGCACGTCGCGCCGCTCGTCCTGCCACATGTTCTGCTTGAGGTTGTACGTGCGGCCCGTGCCAGGCACGAACTGCCACATGCCCGCCGCCTTCGCGACCGACAGCGCCTGCGGGTTATACGCGGATTCGATGAACGGCAACAGCGCCAGCTCCGTCGGCATATGGCGCGCTTCGAGTTCTTCGACGATGTGGTACAGGTACTTCTGCGACCGTTCGGTCATGCGCTGAACGTAGTCCGGGCGTTGCGCGTACCAGTTCGCCTGCATGTCGACGAGGTCGCTCTGCAGGTCGGGCATCTGAAAACCACGACGGATACGTCCCCAGAGATCGCTGTCCGCGCTCGTCAACTGGTCGACGGAACCCTGGTCGACGTTGATGGTTTCTTTGGCGGTGGCGGTCTTGCGAAGGGCGTCGGCTACGGCTTGCTGATTGGCAGGATTGGAAGCAGTGGAAAGGCTATTCGTCGTAGGCCCCTGGCTCGCACAGGCGGCGAGCGTCAGGACCAACAACGCGCAAAAGATGAATCTCATGAACGTCTCGGCTTCCAAAGGGGCTGGAATTTGCAGCCGATAGTACGAAAGTGCGTCGTTCCCGTCAATCAGAAAGATGTGAAAAAGTCTGCGAAATCCTAGGCTTGGCGTTTGTTTCTACGATTCGGATGAGCATGCCCCCATGCGCTGAGCGGTCAGCGGAACCTGTTCTTCCACTCTCGCATCAATGTGAACGCGGCCAGCCGGTCCGGCACCGATTCATGCAACTGCTCGGCGAGCGTCGCCTGCACGGACGCTTCGCCCGCGCGCAGAAACGGGTTGACGGCGCGCTCATGGGCGATTGTGGTAGGCAGCGTCGGGACATCGCGCGCCCGCAGCGCCGCGGCTTCGTCGCGCCAGGCTTGCAGCTTTGCATTGTCCGGCTCGCACGCGAGCGCGAAGCGGATATTCGACAATGTATATTCGTGCGCGCAGTGCACTTCCGTTTCGCCGGGAAGCGCGGCGAGCGCGTCGAGCGACGTCAGCATCTGCGCGGGCGTCCCTTCGAATAGCCGGCCGCAGCCGCAGGCGAACAGCGTGTCGCCGCAGAACACGTGGGGCGCGCTGTGCGGGTCGGCCGCCTGGAAATACGCGATATGGCCGCTCGTATGACCGGGGACATCGAGGATCGTGAAATCGAGCGAAGGCGCGGCGATGTGCACGGTGTCGCCCTGTTTGAGGCGCACCGTCAGCCAGGGGATCGTCTCGCCGGCGGGCCCATAGACGGGTAAATCCCGACGCACATCCTGGCCGTTCAGCAGATCGGCCACTCCGCCGACGTGGTCGGCATGATGGTGGGTGAGTAAAATAGCGCTCAGCCGCCATCCCCGTTTTGACAGATAAGCCTTCACCGGGGCGGCGTCGCCCGGATCGAC
It encodes the following:
- a CDS encoding transglycosylase SLT domain-containing protein, with amino-acid sequence MRFIFCALLVLTLAACASQGPTTNSLSTASNPANQQAVADALRKTATAKETINVDQGSVDQLTSADSDLWGRIRRGFQMPDLQSDLVDMQANWYAQRPDYVQRMTERSQKYLYHIVEELEARHMPTELALLPFIESAYNPQALSVAKAAGMWQFVPGTGRTYNLKQNMWQDERRDVLASTSAALDYLSRLHDMFGDWYLALAAYNWGEGNVQRAIARNEAAGLPTDYQSLRMPMETRNYVPKLQAVKNIVMNPQVFGLTLPSIPNHPYFVTVTTSHDIDVDTAAKLANMTPDEFRSLNPSFKKPVILGATQPQILLPFDNASAFERNLKSYTGSLSSWTTYTVTERSRPAAIAEKIGVDPDTLMAVNKIPAGMRLKPGSTIVVPRADDDDEDISADVAESAVLAMEPDVPDTRKMLIRVRRKQSMALLADRYDVSIGQLKAWNRTKRDMVMPGQVIVLHVPVGKAMPSEPGPQKLATVPVGGGVEKASAQVADTRSESRYDKKRGRGHTGVVKVSEPVAKPTAAKGKVTKVSTEAAAKASKADSGSRHKVSANAKKGK
- the carA gene encoding glutamine-hydrolyzing carbamoyl-phosphate synthase small subunit, translating into MLPSFSPALLALADGTVFRGYSIGAPGHTIGEVVFNTAITGYQEILTDPSYARQIVTLTYPHIGNVGVNAEDVEATKVHAAGLIIRDLPILASNFRMERTLPDYLNAEGVVAIAGIDTRKLTRVLRDKGAQNGAILAGSDDEAKAIELARSFPGLAGMDLAKVVSTQKPYEWKQTEWRLGSGYGMQNTPRYRVVAFDYGVKYNILRMLAERGCHVTVLPAQSTAADALALNPDGVFLSNGPGDPEPCDYAIAATREFIERGIPTFGICLGHQIMGLAVGAKTMKMKTGHHGANHPVKDLEDGRVVITSQNHGFAVDADTLPANAKVTHVSLFDGTLQGFALTDKPAFCFQGHPEASPGPHDIAYLFDRFTALMDQAKGHKSAAA
- a CDS encoding MFS transporter, translated to MFSTPLRVFLLFSAGYFISYVFRGVNLGFAPLITHELGLSAADLGLLTSLYFLGFAGAQLPAGVLLDHYGSRRVTAGMLLFAAAGIGVFGAAHGVGTMMAGRLLIGVGVSVCLGGAFKALAQHFPAARLPLINGLVMAVGGLGGVVVGSPLTWVLTFASWRSVCFALVVLTIAVAALLWVFAPEKQETRHQASLVSQFKGTWHILRSAAFWKIASFSVVTQGVFYAMQSLWVGAWLRDVSGFGSHEAAAFVSVLGFAMMAGCVGFGAAARSMERRGLSLYAFCGVGMALFVITQLLIMLRAPLPAGLLWAAYGIFGGVGILSYAVLARHFPPHLIGRANTTLTLIIFLLIFGFQIGVGAVLSRWTPVDGHYPAAAHLTAWGILVALQLASAVWYVLPSRVLAKDPAPIHAEHQP
- the gloB gene encoding hydroxyacylglutathione hydrolase, translating into MKSLEYVPVPAFDDNYIWVVSDGHHAIVVDPGDAAPVKAYLSKRGWRLSAILLTHHHADHVGGVADLLNGQDVRRDLPVYGPAGETIPWLTVRLKQGDTVHIAAPSLDFTILDVPGHTSGHIAYFQAADPHSAPHVFCGDTLFACGCGRLFEGTPAQMLTSLDALAALPGETEVHCAHEYTLSNIRFALACEPDNAKLQAWRDEAAALRARDVPTLPTTIAHERAVNPFLRAGEASVQATLAEQLHESVPDRLAAFTLMREWKNRFR
- the carB gene encoding carbamoyl-phosphate synthase large subunit, translating into MPKRTDIKSILIIGAGPIIIGQACEFDYSGAQACKALREEGYKVILVNSNPATIMTDPNTADVTYIEPITWEVVERIIAKERPDAILPTMGGQTALNCALDLHHHGVLEKYNVELIGASPEAIDKAEDRQKFKDAMTKIGLGSAKSGIAHSMEEAMAVHAEIAAFTGGSGYPIVIRPSFTLGGSGGGIAYNREEFEEICKRGLDLSPTRELLIEESLLGWKEYEMEVVRDKKDNCIIVCSIENLDPMGIHTGDSITVAPAQTLTDKEYQILRNASLAVLREIGVDTGGSNVQFSINPKDGRMIVIEMNPRVSRSSALASKATGFPIAKVAAKLAVGYTLDELKNEITGGQTPASFEPTIDYVVTKIPRFAFEKFREADPRLTTQMKSVGEVMAIGRTFQESFQKALRGLEVGVDGLDEKTTSRDEVIREIGEAGPDRIWYVGDAFRLGLTQQEIFEETAIDPWFLAQIEEIVRKEKALEGRTLESLTKEELLYLKQSGFSDRRLGKLVGVKGPDVRKRRIELNVRPVYKRVDTCAAEFATKTAYMYSTYEEECEANPTNNKKIMVLGGGPNRIGQGIEFDYCCVHAALAMREDGYETIMVNCNPETVSTDYDTSDRLYFEPLTLEDVLEIVDKEKPLGVIVQYGGQTPLKLALDLEANGVPIVGTSPDMIDAAEDRERFQKLLQDLNLRQPPNRTARAEDEALKLADEIGYPLVVRPSYVLGGRAMEIVHEPRDLERYMREAVKVSNDSPVLLDRFLNDAIECDVDCISDGDTVFIGGVMEHIEQAGVHSGDSACSLPPYSLSQETVDELKRQTGAMAKALNVIGLMNVQFAIQQVPQADGSKQDIIYVLEVNPRASRTVPYVSKATSLPLAKIAARAMVGQKLAQQGVTKEVIPPYFSVKEAVFPFVKFPAVDPVLGPEMRSTGEVMGVGRTFGEALFKSQLAAGSRLPESGTVLLTVMDADKPKAVEVARMLHELGYPLVATKGTAAAIEAAGVPVKVVNKVKDGRPHIVDMIKNGEIALVFTTVDETRAAIADSRSIRMSAQAQKVTYYTTMSGARAAVEGLRYLKDLEVYDLQGLHGRLN